A single window of Synechococcus sp. C9 DNA harbors:
- the larC gene encoding nickel pincer cofactor biosynthesis protein LarC, which produces MERIAYFDCPTGVAGDMCLGALLDAGLPVAALQGQLQGLGSELEFTLTVQTVQRQGQRATQVQVHPQGEQPHHRHWGEIRTLLERATLPPQVRQWSQAIFERLAVAEGTVHGIPPEAVGFHEVGAVDAIVDIVGTCIGLHYFNITHLYCSPLPLGSGMVKTAHGMMPVPTPAVLQLCVQKQVPVYDNGIAQELVTPTGAAIVTTLAQGFGRPPAFKLERVGWGAGGWELPIANILRLWLGSRQSAPLTEPVVLLETQVDDLSPQGLAYACERLLAAGAWDVWTQAITMKKGRNGVLVRVLCAPELVAGCEEILFQETTTLGVRRCWQERRILPRRLVTVKTEWGDVAVKVAEQGERLVNVQPEYEDCARIARQHGLPWKQVHQQILYQFWQDWGRGND; this is translated from the coding sequence ATGGAACGCATCGCCTATTTTGACTGTCCCACCGGCGTGGCGGGGGATATGTGTCTGGGAGCTTTGCTGGATGCGGGTTTGCCTGTGGCGGCACTCCAGGGGCAATTGCAGGGGTTGGGCAGTGAGTTGGAATTTACCCTGACCGTGCAGACGGTGCAACGCCAGGGGCAACGGGCGACCCAGGTGCAGGTACACCCCCAGGGGGAACAGCCCCATCACCGCCATTGGGGGGAGATTCGCACCCTTTTGGAACGAGCCACCCTACCGCCCCAGGTACGGCAGTGGAGTCAGGCGATTTTTGAGCGGTTGGCAGTTGCCGAAGGGACGGTGCATGGCATTCCCCCGGAAGCGGTGGGGTTCCACGAGGTGGGGGCAGTGGATGCCATCGTGGATATTGTGGGCACTTGCATTGGTTTGCATTACTTTAACATTACCCATCTTTATTGCTCCCCTTTGCCTTTGGGGTCAGGGATGGTGAAAACCGCCCACGGCATGATGCCTGTCCCCACCCCAGCCGTATTGCAATTATGTGTACAAAAACAGGTGCCTGTTTACGACAATGGGATTGCCCAGGAACTGGTCACACCGACGGGAGCGGCGATTGTCACCACCCTTGCCCAGGGGTTTGGTCGTCCCCCTGCCTTCAAGCTGGAGCGGGTGGGTTGGGGTGCCGGGGGGTGGGAGTTGCCCATTGCCAATATCCTGCGCCTGTGGTTGGGAAGTCGCCAGTCCGCCCCGCTTACCGAGCCGGTGGTGTTGCTGGAAACCCAGGTGGATGACCTGTCCCCCCAGGGGTTGGCTTATGCCTGTGAACGCTTGTTGGCGGCGGGGGCGTGGGATGTGTGGACGCAGGCGATCACGATGAAAAAGGGGCGAAACGGGGTGTTGGTGCGGGTGCTGTGTGCCCCGGAACTGGTCGCTGGTTGCGAAGAAATTTTGTTTCAGGAAACCACCACCCTGGGGGTGCGCAGGTGTTGGCAGGAACGGCGGATTTTGCCCCGGCGGCTGGTGACGGTGAAAACCGAGTGGGGTGACGTGGCGGTGAAGGTGGCGGAACAGGGGGAACGCCTGGTGAATGTCCAGCCGGAATACGAGGACTGTGCCCGCATTGCCCGCCAGCATGGACTACCCTGGAAGCAGGTGCATCAGCAGATCCTATACCAGTTTTGGCAGGATTGGGGACGGGGGAATGATTAA
- the ubiE gene encoding bifunctional demethylmenaquinone methyltransferase/2-methoxy-6-polyprenyl-1,4-benzoquinol methylase UbiE gives MNPTDPAAVQALFNQIAPHYDTLNHWLSWGQHHIWKRMVVGWVNPQSGEVAVDLCCGTGDLTGLLAARIGTTGQVWGVDFSEPMLAIARRRYAHRPIRWYAGDVLQLPFPDQSVDVVTMGYGLRNVSDRHHCLREIQRVLRPGGRGAILDFHQPHDPWLRAWQEWYLQQVVVPVARRLGLGAEYEYLWASLQTFPPGAQQVQWAQDCGLNACHYPIANGLMGVLVLHQP, from the coding sequence ATCAATCCCACAGACCCCGCCGCCGTCCAGGCACTCTTTAACCAAATCGCCCCCCACTACGATACCCTCAACCATTGGCTGAGTTGGGGACAGCACCACATTTGGAAGCGGATGGTGGTGGGTTGGGTGAACCCGCAATCGGGGGAGGTGGCGGTGGATTTGTGCTGTGGGACGGGGGATTTGACGGGTCTCTTGGCGGCTAGAATTGGCACCACTGGGCAGGTGTGGGGGGTAGATTTTTCGGAACCGATGCTGGCGATTGCCCGCCGTCGGTATGCCCATCGCCCCATTCGTTGGTACGCTGGGGATGTGCTACAGCTACCCTTCCCTGACCAAAGTGTGGATGTGGTGACGATGGGGTATGGTCTGCGGAATGTCAGCGACCGCCACCACTGCCTGCGGGAAATTCAGCGGGTCTTGCGTCCGGGGGGACGGGGAGCGATTCTGGATTTTCATCAACCCCATGACCCCTGGCTACGGGCTTGGCAGGAATGGTATCTGCAACAGGTGGTGGTGCCGGTGGCACGGCGGTTGGGTTTGGGGGCGGAGTATGAGTATCTCTGGGCGAGTTTGCAAACCTTTCCCCCGGGGGCACAACAGGTGCAATGGGCGCAGGACTGCGGGTTGAATGCCTGTCATTATCCGATTGCCAATGGTTTAATGGGGGTATTGGTTCTGCACCAGCCCTGA
- a CDS encoding PspA/IM30 family protein, which yields MGLFDRLSRLFRANLNAAISAAEDPEKILDQALMDMQEDQVQLRQAVAQAMATHKRVEQQYSQNLALSEEWYRKAQLALQKGDEELAKQALSRRKGYADTAAALKTQLDQQSAQLENLRRQMTALEGKIAEAKTKKDMLKARLRAAKATEQVNQALGKVGTSSAMAAFERMEDKVLTQEAKAQATVELSGDKLEEQFKLLEGNTDLDAELLAMKAQMGILSPAEAAPPPLPLSMKQGELEQS from the coding sequence ATGGGCTTGTTCGACCGCTTAAGTCGCCTGTTCCGTGCCAATCTGAACGCCGCCATTAGTGCCGCTGAAGACCCGGAAAAGATTCTGGATCAGGCGTTGATGGATATGCAGGAAGACCAGGTGCAACTGCGACAGGCGGTGGCGCAGGCGATGGCGACCCACAAGCGGGTGGAACAGCAGTACAGCCAAAATCTCGCCCTGTCGGAGGAATGGTACCGCAAAGCCCAACTTGCCCTGCAAAAGGGGGATGAGGAACTGGCGAAGCAAGCCCTGTCCCGGCGCAAGGGGTATGCGGATACGGCGGCGGCTTTGAAAACCCAACTCGACCAGCAATCGGCGCAATTGGAAAACCTGCGTCGGCAGATGACCGCCCTGGAAGGCAAAATTGCTGAAGCCAAGACCAAGAAGGATATGCTCAAGGCACGTCTGCGGGCGGCGAAAGCGACGGAGCAGGTGAATCAAGCCCTGGGGAAGGTGGGTACCAGCAGTGCGATGGCGGCTTTTGAGCGGATGGAAGACAAGGTGCTGACCCAGGAAGCCAAAGCCCAAGCGACGGTCGAACTCTCCGGCGACAAGTTGGAAGAGCAATTTAAGTTACTAGAAGGGAATACGGATTTAGATGCGGAATTGTTAGCGATGAAAGCCCAGATGGGGATACTTTCCCCTGCGGAGGCTGCCCCCCCGCCTTTACCTTTGTCCATGAAGCAGGGAGAATTGGAGCAATCCTAG